One Methanolobus sp. WCC4 DNA segment encodes these proteins:
- a CDS encoding methylated-DNA--[protein]-cysteine S-methyltransferase, translating to MTDMTIYQAILRYFGGEIIDFSDHEVDLSVLTDFQRTVLEEVRKIPYGETVTYQELACRIGKEGAARAVGTAVARNPYPIIVPCHRVVSSSGIGGFCGETCGEKVDLKRRMLEMEAIKISEEKDE from the coding sequence ATGACTGATATGACGATATACCAGGCCATTCTGAGATACTTTGGAGGGGAAATTATAGACTTCTCTGACCATGAGGTGGACCTGTCCGTTCTCACAGATTTTCAGCGAACGGTCCTTGAAGAAGTGAGGAAGATACCTTACGGGGAAACAGTGACATACCAGGAACTTGCCTGTCGCATAGGAAAAGAGGGTGCTGCCAGAGCCGTTGGAACTGCGGTCGCCAGGAACCCGTATCCCATAATAGTACCATGCCACCGGGTAGTCTCCTCCTCGGGGATCGGCGGATTTTGCGGAGAGACCTGTGGTGAGAAGGTGGATCTGAAAAGAAGGATGCTGGAGATGGAAGCCATCAAGATCTCTGAGGAAAAGGATGAATAA
- a CDS encoding matrixin family metalloprotease produces MTRINRIIIALIILIALSFAFENMKRSDIEDPVILFEPWDHSPITVYIDERDVPEHYSPSYREDVEKALEYWDSGGNGQLTYEADFEIVDVDNADILIMWVDNLEKDTGAQDSVAGFTRPYIVNGRFKRIDIVLETGNYQGYSWNQYGDTAMEDIAIHELGHALGLGHSSDRDDIMYPTYDRRESLNPLLLRSTWPILLVLTIGAIIVISYHGTGWLHYRKKRRELEDDVFNDTGGEDEDD; encoded by the coding sequence ATGACCAGGATCAACCGAATAATTATTGCCCTGATAATACTTATCGCACTTTCCTTTGCCTTTGAGAATATGAAACGTTCGGACATTGAGGATCCTGTGATCCTATTCGAACCCTGGGACCACAGCCCTATAACCGTCTATATAGATGAAAGGGATGTTCCTGAACACTATAGCCCCAGTTACAGGGAAGATGTGGAGAAGGCACTGGAATACTGGGATAGTGGTGGCAACGGACAACTGACATATGAAGCAGACTTTGAGATAGTCGACGTTGACAATGCGGACATACTGATAATGTGGGTGGACAACCTTGAGAAAGATACAGGTGCACAGGACAGCGTTGCAGGATTCACAAGACCGTACATTGTCAACGGGCGGTTCAAGCGTATCGACATTGTGCTTGAGACCGGGAACTACCAGGGTTACTCATGGAACCAATATGGCGATACTGCAATGGAGGACATAGCCATTCACGAACTGGGACATGCACTGGGACTTGGGCACAGCAGCGACCGGGACGATATCATGTACCCCACATATGACCGCAGAGAGAGTCTCAACCCCCTTCTGCTCCGCTCAACATGGCCCATACTTCTGGTCCTGACCATCGGTGCCATAATCGTGATATCATACCACGGGACAGGCTGGCTCCACTACAGGAAAAAGAGAAGGGAACTCGAAGATGATGTCTTCAACGACACAGGCGGAGAGGATGAGGATGACTGA
- a CDS encoding HAD family hydrolase produces the protein MEKRVAVVFDSAGTLLHMYRVAKEMSTGSIIEDVQTTLLVAQEKYRALVVLRTSLDELGGCEPDMELHEFINTYGIDLGISCSSSPFHIDDVYDIIRKNRTKVSDINDVVGLVRGRCPHVFYLAAGLIVDSREDMVPYVLSTGGQVYSNTSETIRILRELGADIYIASGDDAQNLSTLASSLDISMKDVFPVATTRDKERIVRDLKKSYDKVLMVGDGMNDILALRAADVGILTSQQGDERPQVLRDAADINISNIIDVVDIIKKIDDFITL, from the coding sequence ATGGAAAAACGTGTTGCTGTTGTCTTTGACAGTGCCGGGACACTGTTGCATATGTATCGTGTTGCAAAGGAAATGAGCACCGGCTCTATTATCGAGGATGTGCAGACAACCCTTCTGGTGGCACAGGAGAAATACCGGGCGCTGGTCGTTCTTCGCACAAGTCTTGATGAACTTGGAGGGTGTGAACCGGATATGGAGCTCCATGAGTTCATCAACACATATGGTATCGATCTTGGGATCAGTTGTTCAAGCAGTCCTTTCCACATTGATGATGTCTATGATATCATCAGGAAGAACCGCACAAAGGTGAGTGATATCAATGACGTTGTAGGTCTTGTAAGAGGGCGCTGTCCTCATGTGTTCTATCTCGCCGCAGGACTTATCGTGGATTCCCGGGAGGATATGGTGCCCTACGTGCTCAGCACAGGAGGACAGGTGTATTCCAACACTTCTGAGACGATCAGGATTCTGAGGGAACTGGGGGCTGATATCTACATAGCTTCCGGGGATGATGCCCAAAATCTCAGCACCCTTGCATCTTCTCTTGATATTTCTATGAAGGACGTTTTCCCGGTTGCCACAACCCGTGATAAGGAGCGCATAGTAAGGGATCTCAAAAAGAGTTATGATAAGGTTCTTATGGTGGGGGATGGCATGAACGATATACTGGCTCTGAGGGCTGCTGATGTGGGAATTCTTACCTCACAGCAGGGGGATGAAAGGCCGCAGGTACTCAGGGATGCCGCAGACATCAATATATCTAATATCATCGATGTAGTGGACATAATAAAAAAAATAGACGATTTCATAACATTGTAA
- the atwA gene encoding methyl coenzyme M reductase system, component A2 has product MALFIEVKNLTLEFDGVKVLKDINLTINEGEVLGILGRSGSGKTVLMHVLRGVEEYEGISGEVIYHLARCDKCGHIEPPGKAGQQCPACEQDTLKPFEADFIKLSLHDNDRREITKRIAIMLQRTFALYGDDRVITNVVNSLTEIGVSSETALSRAVELLEKVQLSHRMMHVARDLSGGEKQRVVLARQLVRDPMLLIADEPTGTLDPRTAEIVHDVIAKAVKDYNMTMVITSHWSEVVEDLADKAIILEDGSIVKEGDPSEVANEFMEMICTVEKKCDVVVGDPLIKVDNLVKKYISVSRGVVYAVNDISFEVKEGEIFGLAGTSGAGKTTTSEILMGIVQPTSGEVQVRVGEEWVDMKKPGPECRGRAVKYMGILHQEYGLYTHRTIIDNLTESIGVDLPYELAVRKAINTLKATGFTEEKAKSILSKMSDEISEGERHRVALAQILMKEPNIVVMDEPTGTMDPFTKKDVTKSILEAREKMGDTFVIVSHDMDFLEEICDRVALMRNGKIVSVGEPAAVLSQLTDEERIEAAAEP; this is encoded by the coding sequence ATGGCATTATTCATTGAAGTCAAAAACCTGACACTTGAATTTGATGGTGTCAAAGTTCTCAAAGATATAAACCTGACGATCAACGAGGGAGAAGTTCTTGGAATCCTTGGTAGGAGCGGTTCGGGTAAGACAGTATTGATGCACGTCCTGCGTGGTGTTGAAGAGTATGAAGGTATCAGTGGCGAAGTAATATACCACCTCGCAAGATGCGATAAATGTGGACACATAGAGCCACCTGGCAAAGCAGGACAGCAGTGCCCTGCATGTGAGCAGGATACCCTTAAGCCCTTTGAAGCTGATTTTATCAAACTTTCATTACATGATAATGACAGGCGTGAGATCACAAAGAGGATCGCTATCATGCTTCAGCGTACATTCGCCCTCTATGGTGATGACAGGGTCATTACCAATGTGGTGAACTCACTTACTGAGATAGGTGTCAGCAGCGAGACTGCTCTTTCCCGTGCTGTGGAACTTCTTGAGAAGGTTCAGCTCTCACACCGCATGATGCATGTTGCACGTGACCTCAGTGGTGGAGAGAAACAGAGGGTGGTACTTGCACGTCAGCTTGTAAGGGACCCAATGCTTCTTATTGCAGATGAGCCAACCGGTACACTTGATCCCAGGACCGCAGAGATCGTCCATGATGTAATTGCAAAGGCTGTCAAGGACTACAACATGACAATGGTCATCACCTCACACTGGTCTGAGGTAGTAGAGGACCTTGCTGACAAGGCTATCATCCTTGAGGATGGCTCAATTGTAAAGGAAGGAGATCCTTCCGAGGTTGCAAATGAGTTCATGGAGATGATCTGCACTGTTGAAAAGAAGTGCGATGTCGTTGTAGGTGACCCATTGATCAAGGTCGATAATCTTGTCAAGAAGTACATCTCCGTGAGCAGGGGTGTTGTTTACGCCGTTAACGATATCTCCTTTGAAGTGAAAGAAGGAGAGATATTCGGACTTGCGGGTACAAGTGGTGCAGGAAAGACCACAACATCCGAGATACTTATGGGAATCGTGCAGCCTACAAGTGGTGAGGTCCAGGTGCGTGTCGGAGAAGAATGGGTGGACATGAAGAAGCCTGGTCCTGAATGCAGGGGTCGTGCTGTCAAGTACATGGGTATCCTTCATCAGGAGTACGGACTCTACACTCACAGGACGATCATTGACAATCTCACAGAATCAATAGGTGTGGACCTTCCATACGAGCTTGCTGTCAGAAAGGCGATAAACACCCTGAAGGCAACAGGATTCACAGAGGAGAAGGCAAAATCTATATTATCGAAGATGTCAGATGAGATTAGCGAAGGTGAGAGGCACAGGGTTGCACTGGCTCAGATACTTATGAAGGAGCCGAATATCGTTGTAATGGATGAACCAACGGGAACAATGGACCCGTTCACCAAGAAGGATGTCACAAAGTCCATCCTGGAAGCACGTGAGAAGATGGGTGATACATTCGTCATCGTTTCACATGACATGGACTTCCTTGAGGAGATATGTGACCGCGTAGCTCTTATGAGAAATGGTAAGATAGTCAGTGTAGGGGAACCGGCTGCCGTCCTGTCACAACTTACCGATGAAGAGCGCATAGAAGCGGCAGCAGAACCATGA
- a CDS encoding methanogenesis marker 3 protein, translating to MNGQELKLPQGSTLEDAIKVSNAPYKKGTAVGILIEREDTKSQASVEYVVNTSKGEFKIELLDESSPSSKRWVSLFNGLSDLSVRWTSRDALAFGPFPTDMEPARGSTDMERFTLLFGAGGGDAANTHIIISKAKHTSEYGAPEDGVFARLISSKHVLPELVKGDRILSVEPVIEWEKAGDHISTTDLSLKLEDGSKIFTYVEIEIDPLAPEGAEFFFSVTRDSTFHVDLGSTSFISDHRFQGELVTYENFESRSTGSVFVRTVGYGAGKLFISTDDRTSSIMHSVIGHVLKGIELARMAEKGQKIMVESVPDRIMLLGMTNSEAEDAMSSEGIEMIREGYTEDDGFIVKQSPSTTIEILHEKKVTVQGVDPEMLVEIELYDDLAPKTLDFFRHAVGLQYNPVGILPVMMTYENTYIFKAEKPAESYKEIFPENSPKMTVAGEIGVTNQSAKRAGMVGVKTTDDDLFGPTGEKFGNTNIIGKILDIEKLKHFKDDDLMYILERSREE from the coding sequence ATCAACGGACAGGAATTGAAATTACCACAAGGTTCGACCCTTGAGGACGCCATCAAGGTGTCAAACGCACCTTATAAGAAAGGAACAGCAGTCGGAATACTCATTGAGAGGGAGGATACTAAGTCACAGGCCTCTGTGGAATATGTCGTTAATACCTCTAAGGGTGAGTTCAAGATCGAACTGCTGGATGAATCCTCCCCATCCTCTAAAAGATGGGTCTCTCTTTTTAATGGACTTTCCGACCTGTCGGTTCGCTGGACAAGCAGGGATGCGCTGGCTTTCGGACCATTCCCTACGGATATGGAACCGGCTCGTGGCAGTACTGATATGGAAAGGTTCACTTTACTTTTCGGTGCAGGTGGCGGTGATGCTGCAAACACCCATATCATCATCAGTAAGGCAAAACATACCTCAGAGTACGGAGCACCTGAGGACGGGGTCTTTGCAAGGCTCATAAGCAGCAAACATGTCCTTCCCGAACTTGTGAAAGGTGACAGGATATTGTCCGTGGAACCTGTCATTGAATGGGAAAAGGCAGGCGACCATATATCGACCACAGACCTTTCCCTTAAGCTTGAGGATGGCTCGAAGATCTTCACATACGTTGAGATAGAGATCGACCCTCTTGCACCTGAAGGCGCTGAATTCTTCTTTTCTGTCACCAGGGATAGCACTTTCCATGTGGATCTCGGCTCGACATCATTCATATCGGACCACAGGTTCCAGGGGGAACTTGTCACTTACGAGAACTTCGAATCACGCTCAACAGGTTCCGTCTTTGTAAGGACAGTAGGTTATGGTGCCGGTAAGCTGTTCATATCAACGGATGACCGCACGTCATCTATCATGCATTCTGTCATCGGGCATGTGTTAAAGGGCATAGAACTTGCAAGGATGGCGGAGAAGGGACAGAAGATCATGGTGGAATCAGTTCCTGACCGGATAATGCTTCTTGGAATGACCAACAGCGAAGCCGAAGATGCAATGAGCTCAGAGGGTATCGAGATGATCAGGGAAGGATACACGGAGGACGACGGTTTCATTGTCAAACAATCACCTTCCACGACCATAGAGATACTACATGAAAAGAAGGTCACGGTACAGGGAGTAGACCCTGAGATGCTTGTGGAGATCGAGCTTTATGATGACCTTGCGCCAAAGACCCTTGATTTCTTCAGGCATGCGGTCGGCCTGCAGTACAATCCTGTAGGCATCCTTCCCGTAATGATGACCTACGAGAACACCTATATCTTCAAGGCTGAGAAACCGGCGGAATCATACAAGGAGATCTTCCCTGAGAACTCTCCTAAGATGACCGTGGCCGGTGAGATAGGTGTTACCAACCAGTCAGCGAAAAGGGCCGGTATGGTGGGTGTGAAGACAACAGATGATGACCTTTTCGGACCTACGGGTGAGAAGTTCGGAAATACCAATATCATAGGAAAGATCCTTGATATAGAGAAACTCAAACATTTCAAGGATGACGATCTAATGTATATTCTGGAGCGCAGCAGGGAGGAATGA
- a CDS encoding methanogenesis marker 6 protein, protein MAEDNEDVITKLVVTSSDSVLPIDAAMKIYESSTDIVIKETCFGTMVTGPRESVNKVVKEIVDLDRNHIFVKERGFPPGDERRCRASRGGGSRPGFYFLKEEAMMLPMIGKALDKYDQHVPLKETEHKKKLEVKELQDLIESSL, encoded by the coding sequence ATGGCCGAAGATAATGAGGATGTCATAACAAAACTTGTAGTTACAAGTTCGGATAGCGTGCTGCCTATCGATGCTGCCATGAAGATATACGAATCCAGTACTGATATAGTTATTAAGGAAACATGTTTCGGGACCATGGTAACAGGCCCCAGGGAATCTGTGAACAAAGTGGTTAAAGAGATAGTCGATCTGGACCGGAACCATATATTCGTAAAAGAACGAGGTTTCCCTCCCGGAGATGAGAGGCGATGCCGTGCTTCCCGTGGAGGAGGGTCAAGACCTGGCTTCTATTTCCTCAAGGAAGAGGCAATGATGCTTCCGATGATCGGCAAAGCCCTGGACAAATATGACCAGCATGTTCCTCTCAAGGAAACAGAACACAAGAAAAAACTTGAAGTGAAAGAACTTCAGGATCTGATAGAATCCAGCTTATGA